The Chryseobacterium phocaeense genome includes the window ATCTTAGTGATCAGTCACAGCCGATGTGGTCTACAAATATGAGCGATGCCTGTTGTGAATTGCTTTCAAAAATTATTATCTTAGTGATCAGTCACAGCAATGAATATCAATAGGTATATGAATTTTGTGTTGTGAATTGCTTTCAAAAATTATTATCTTAGTGATCAGTCACAGCAGTGGCTGAAGGTTTATATGCCGAAAGGGAGTTGTGAATTGCTTTCAAAAATTATTATCTTAGTGATCAGTCACAGCTTATTTCAGATATGAAAAATATATAAATCTGTTGTGAATTGCTTTCAAAAATTATTATCTTAGTGATCAGTCACAGCGCTTCTTTTTCGGTTCCCGGATGCGTTCCAGTTGTGAATTGCTTTCAAAAATTATTATCTTAGTGATCAGTCACAGCTCACAAACCTTGCACCAGCATTCATTCTATGTTGTGAATTGCTTTCAAAAATTATTATCTTAGTGATCAGTCACAGCTTGAACTTCTGTTTATAGGTATACTTTCACGTTGTGAATTGCTTTCAAAAATTATTATCTTAGTGATCAGTCACAGCTGAAGCTTAAATTTCGTGACGTAAAATTGTGTTGTGAATTGCTTTCAAAAATTATTATCTTAGTGATCAGTCACAGCTTTTCATAAAAATTAACGGTCAAAATATTAGTTGTGAATTGCTTTCAAAAATTATTATCTTAGTGATCAGTCACAGCTTGAGGTTAAAAAGCTGCAAAATGAAGAATGTTGTGAATTGCTTTCAAAAATTATTATCTTAGTGATCAGTCACAGCATTGATTGTTTTCGGGTGTGCTGGAATTCAGTTGTGAATTGCTTTCAAAAATTATTATCTTAGTGATCAGTCACAGCATCGCCATAATTCTTTGATACGCTTCTTTGGTTGTGAATTGCTTTCAAAAATTATTATCTTAGTGATCAGTCACAGCCTCAAAACACAACCCACTGTTATTCAGTGGGTTTATTTCTTATTTAGGATTTGAAAATTAAAATAATTCAAGCTGTTGGAAGGTTGCTGGTGGCTCTTCTTTATTTCTGGCAAAAAAGATTTCAATGTCACCAAATTGTTTATCTGTAATACACATAATGGCTACTTTTCCGGCTTTAGGAAGTGCAAATTTTACTCTTTTAATGTGGACCTCGGCATTTTCTCGACTTGGACAATGGCGCACGTACATTGAGAATTGAAACAATGTAAATCCATCATCAATAAGCGCTTTCCGGAAACGGTTAACATCCCTCATATTAGCTTTGGTCTGAGTTGGCAGATCATATAGTACTAAAACCCACATAATTCGGTATGCATTAAACCTTTCGGCATTCATATCAGTTCAGGATAAGAGATCAGACGTTTTTCTCCTGTGTAGCATTTGTAAAGGGATGATGCAGTTGTCTTAACAGCAACTAACAAAAGCCTGGTTTTACCATCGATATGGACATCTTTTGTGGCTATCTGAAGAATATGAGCTTTAAACTCTTTTGTCAATTCCTCTGTTTCAGGATTCATTTTCAACCATTGAACTACCAGTAAATCTACAAACGGACGATAAGGTTCCATGAGATCGTCTGCCAAACAATATGGATTGTATTTATTTTTATGAAAAATCCCAAGAACAGGCAGCAAACCCGTTTCAACGATGGCTCTAGCTACAATACTTCTGAGTACCGCATAACCGAAATTAAAAAACTGATTTGGTGAATCTCCGAAACGCTGCCTTAAAAAATCCAGACTAATAAGATATTTCCAGTAATGCTGTGCTGCAATCCCTTCCATGTTGGTAATATCACCACTTTTAACGTTATTTTGATAATCAATCATTGGTTCGTAATAATTCCCCAACTTTAGCAAAACATTTTTCTGATTTTCAATTTTACATTCAATAGTTTGTTTCCAAAGCTGTTTTTTAAGTGGCTCACTTGCTTCCAATTGATCTTTTACCCGATCTGAATGTTCCGTATGTCCATAAAGCGGCAACATAATTCCGTGTGGTAAATGATGAACGTCACAACTTATTATTACAACATTATTTCCCATCATTTTCTGAATTAGATTATGTGAAATTGTAATTTGAAAATGATCTAACATCAATAATCCTAAATCTTCTACAGGAACACTTCCTTTCTCCGATTTCGTTTCAGGACAAAGAATTTTCATCTGCTCATCTTTGAGTTTCAGATATGCCGGATTTCCTATATAGATTGTACGGGTAATCATTTATTATGTTTTGAGATATTACCAAGACGATCTATTCTCAGCTTAATACAATTCTCTTTAATCATTGATCCGTCGATTGCACGTTCCATTTTATTTAAAGTTGAGAATTCTAACTTGTTAGCAATAGATGTGGCAACATCTTGTCTAATAAAAAATATTTGACTTCCTGAAAAACTGACTACTTTATAAATGTTCTTTTGCTTCTCTTTTACTAAATTCTTAAAATCGATATTATGCATATTTTCAAACTCATCTTCCGAAGGAATATAGACCAAATCATTTGGAGAAAGTAAAAAATCTTCTTTATTCTTAAATGAAACAGGAGCCAACCCTTGCTTTTGCCTTTCAATGACTTCATTCAGAGGTATGGTTTCATAGCTTCTTTTTCCTCTATCATCTGTATATACAGCAAAAAAAAGATTTGTCCCTTTGGCTGCTTCTACGTATTTAGCCTTTTTATTTCCTGTTTGGCCTACAGGAAATTTGCTTCCCAATTCAAAAACCCTAACTTTATTAATGGGCTGATGTGGTTTGCCATCATTAAATTTTTCAATGTTCTTATTCAGATCTTCAATTCCTTCCGGCGAGAATGCTACTTCAGAGCTCCCTTTAAATTCTAAATAATTCTTTAGAATCTTTTGAATTCCGGTATCTGTAATTGAATTGATTGTTTTCACATCAAATGAAGTATCCAAACTCCTTCTTGTTGCTGTTAATATTTTTCCTTTGGGAACTTTAACCCAAGGTAAATATACCTTTCCCGAAACAGTTTCTTTATGCATGGGCTTTCGTACTGCCCAATTTATTCCTTCCTGTTTTATTAATTCTTTTGTTTTTCTTCCCTCTCTTTCAACCCATTTTTCGTAATAATTAGTAGCTTTATTAATCACTCTTAAGTTCTGTTTAAAACTGATAATTATGGCCTCTAATTTATTTTTAGCATCAACAGTAAAATTATCCCAAGGTTTCCAAAACTGCTTAGGAACTTCTTTCTCCGTTTTTTTGCCAGTTTGAGGATGATTATAAATTACTTTTTCAAACTTCATCAGCTTTCTTTTTAAATCATATCTTTTTATATCAGATTTAGCTGATTGGTTATTAAGGAGATTAATATGATCTTTGGTTGCACATGCAATTATCAAAGCATCCATGGCATGATGACGATGGTCTATTCTTTTCTTAGAGAAACCTTTTGAAAGCTCAATAGGAACAGTAGGTAAGAATTTCTGGTGGCTTTCATTCCACGCTGTAAAATTATTGGAATTAGTCAATTGATTCATCCTTTCAAAACGAGGAAGTATTAATTCGTTCCATATATCATTCAAACCCCAATCTTGTTTCAGTTGTGTTGTAATCTTTCCATTTCCTGGAATAATATTTTTAGAATTTACACTCTCATCAGTTCCATCTTCTACCCGAACAATATTGGAAAGTACGCCTGAAATATATTTACTGATATGTCGTGTATCATTTAATTGACGCTCAATCATTTTTTCAGGAATTTCCTCTAAAAGAAGCTTGGTTCTTTTACTCCGGTTTTTAGCATAATGCTTCTTTACAAAATCTTCATAAGCTTCCACTTCAAATACCCTCACAGTTTTTCCAAAGCCACATTCTACAGTAACTCCATGAAATTGTTTTATAAAACCTAGTCCGATATAGTTATCTTTTAATTTATTAACTGCAGATTCGCAGATAATTTTATTGTTAAAGCTATCATCGAAATAACGACTTTGGGGGATAATATGCTCAATTTCATATTCC containing:
- the cas2 gene encoding CRISPR-associated endonuclease Cas2; translation: MNAERFNAYRIMWVLVLYDLPTQTKANMRDVNRFRKALIDDGFTLFQFSMYVRHCPSRENAEVHIKRVKFALPKAGKVAIMCITDKQFGDIEIFFARNKEEPPATFQQLELF
- the cas1 gene encoding type II CRISPR-associated endonuclease Cas1; this translates as MITRTIYIGNPAYLKLKDEQMKILCPETKSEKGSVPVEDLGLLMLDHFQITISHNLIQKMMGNNVVIISCDVHHLPHGIMLPLYGHTEHSDRVKDQLEASEPLKKQLWKQTIECKIENQKNVLLKLGNYYEPMIDYQNNVKSGDITNMEGIAAQHYWKYLISLDFLRQRFGDSPNQFFNFGYAVLRSIVARAIVETGLLPVLGIFHKNKYNPYCLADDLMEPYRPFVDLLVVQWLKMNPETEELTKEFKAHILQIATKDVHIDGKTRLLLVAVKTTASSLYKCYTGEKRLISYPELI